A single genomic interval of Spinacia oleracea cultivar Varoflay chromosome 6, BTI_SOV_V1, whole genome shotgun sequence harbors:
- the LOC110778020 gene encoding probable purine permease 4 — protein sequence MDPLNRAPPLPQPLATGESHVNLPFETLPSRKTTNNKRYTVLLAINYMSLFVGSLASSLLAKFYFIHKGSSRWVSTWIQCAGFPILIFPIFIPYFFNFTPRKPFKKFTKKLLILSIIIGFLLGLNNFLFSWGTSYLPVSTSSLLLSSQLAFTLILSFLIVKQKITFNNLNCVILLTLSSILLAIVSSHDRPKGITKSMYFVGYFCTIGAGLLFALYLPIMEKIYREVYCYEMVMEMQLVMEIAATVLATVGMASAGGFREMRRESENVFDLGYRMYWLIVAANIVSWQMCFMGTAGMVFLTTSLTGGVCNTALLAMNVLGGVIVYGDDFGGAKAVSTVLCAWGFCSYVYGLYVNNKKEKVECGDNNHDKEMTQIVMDNH from the exons ATGGACCCGCTCAACCGAGCTCCGCCACTTCCACAACCACTTGCTACCGGCGAAAGTCACGTAAACCTCCCATTCGAGACCTTACCATCGcgtaaaacaaccaacaacaaACGTTACACGGTGTTATTAGCCATAAACTACATGTCCCTCTTTGTAGGGTCCTTAGCCTCCTCACTTTTGGCTAAGTTTTACTTCATTCACAAAGGCTCTAGCCGTTGGGTCTCTACATGGATTCAATGTGCCGGATTTCCCATCCTTATTTTCCCAATTTTCATTCCCTACTTCTTCAATTTTACTCCAAGAAAACCCTTCAAAAAATTCaccaaaaaattattaattctATCAATAATAATTGGCTTTTTGTTAGGCTTAAataatttcttattttcttgGGGGACTTCTTATTTGCCTGTTTCAACTTCTTCTTTGCTATTATCTTCGCAACTTGCATTCACATTAATCTTGTCTTTCCTCATTGTTAAGCAAAAGATCACATTTAACAACTTGAATTGTGTGATCTTATTAACGTTAAGCTCGATTTTATTGGCTATTGTTTCGAGCCATGATCGTCCGAAGGGTATAACTAAGAGCATGTATTTTGTTGGATATTTTTGTACAATTGGGGCTGGCTTGCTCTTCGCTCTTTATCTTCCCATCATGGAGAAAATCTATAG GGAAGTGTATTGCTACGAAATGGTGATGGAGATGCAATTAGTGATGGAGATTGCAGCAACGGTGTTAGCCACCGTAGGAATGGCATCGGCCGGTGGTTTCCGGGAGATGAGGAGGGAGAGTGAAAACGTGTTCGACCTTGGCTATAGGATGTACTGGCTTATAGTGGCGGCCAATATTGTTAGTTGGCAAATGTGCTTCATGGGCACCGCAGGGATGGTGTTCCTGACCACGTCGTTGACCGGTGGCGTGTGCAATACAGCCCTTCTAGCAATGAACGTCCTTGGTGGGGTCATTGTTTATGGGGACGACTTCGGCGGAGCCAAGGCCGTGTCCACCGTGCTTTGTGCATGGGGGTTTTGCTCCTACGTGTATGGGTTGTATgtgaacaacaaaaaggaaaagGTAGAGTGTGGTGACAATAATCATGATAAGGAGATGACTCAAATTGTGATGGACaaccattaa
- the LOC110777848 gene encoding probable purine permease 4, with the protein MDPLIQSPPLQQPLATGISHVNIPVESLPSRNTTNEKRYMVLLAINYMSLFVGSLASSLLAKFYFIHNGSSRWVSTLIQSVGFPILILPILIPYFFNLTSRKPFKKFTIKLFIFSILIGLLTGLSNFLISWGTSYLPVSTSSLLLSTQMVFTLISTSLIVKQKITFNNLNCVILLTISSVLLAVISNHDRPAGITKGMYFVGYFCTIGAGLLFALYLPLLEKIYREVYCYAMVMEMQLVVQMAATVFAVIGMASGGGFREMSRESESVFDLGPRMYWLTITANVISWQLCFLGTAGMVFLTTSFTGGVCSTALLAMNVLGGVIVYGDHFGGVKAVSTVLCMWGFCSYVYGLFMDRKKDKEKVGDCEKIVLLTTSSGS; encoded by the exons ATGGACCCTCTAATCCAATCTCCGCCACTCCAACAACCCCTCGCCACCGGAATAAGTCACGTAAACATCCCAGTCGAGTCCTTACCATCGCGTAACACAACCAACGAAAAACGTTACATGGTGTTATTAGCCATAAACTACATGTCCCTCTTTGTAGGATCTTTAGCCTCCTCACTTTTGGCTAAGTTTTACTTCATCCACAATGGCTCTAGCCGTTGGGTCTCTACATTGATCCAATCCGTTGGCTTTCCCATCCTTATTCTCCCCATTTTAATCCCTTACTTCTTTAATTTAACCTCAAGAAAACCCTTCAAAAAATTTACCATTAAATTATTTATCTTCTCAATATTAATTGGCCTTTTAACAGGCTTAAGTAATTTCTTAATTTCATGGGGTACTTCTTATTTGCCTGTTTCGACGTCTTCTTTGCTTTTATCAACTCAAATGGTGTTCACATTAATCTCTACTTCACTCATTGTTAAGCAAAAGATCACATTTAACAACCTAAATTGTGTCATCTTATTGACAATAAGCTCAGTTTTATTGGCTGTAATTTCGAACCATGACCGCCCGGCGGGTATAACCAAGGGCATGTATTTTGTTGGGTATTTTTGTACAATTGGTGCTGGTTTGCTCTTTGCTCTTTATCTTCCCCTCTTGGAGAAAATATATAG GGAAGTGTATTGCTACGCTATGGTGATGGAGATGCAACTAGTGGTGCAGATGGCAGCAACGGTGTTCGCCGTCATAGGAATGGCATCTGGTGGTGGTTTCCGCGAGATGAGCAGAGAAAGTGAAAGTGTATTCGACCTAGGCCCTAGGATGTACTGGCTAACGATAACGGCTAACGTAATTAGTTGGCAATTGTGCTTCTTAGGCACGGCGGGGATGGTGTTCTTAACCACGTCGTTCACTGGTGGCGTGTGCAGTACTGCCCTTCTAGCGATGAATGTCCTGGGTGGGGTCATCGTATATGGGGATCACTTCGGCGGGGTTAAGGCCGTGTCCACTGTGCTTTGTATGTGGGGGTTTTGCTCTTATGTGTATGGCTTGTTTATGGACAGGAAAAAAGATAAGGAAAAGGTAGGGGATTGTGAGAAGATCGTATTGCTTACAACATCATCAGGAAGTTAA
- the LOC110777837 gene encoding uncharacterized protein, translating to MANWSELPQELVRKVATQHIENVEDFEEIGKVCSDWRSATKDVNLCPSKNTQLPWLMLVDPPNSPHRRFYSLSKHMFQKINLPQHDDDDDDDDDDDHVRYFSSKGWLISLSMKNRNITLFDPASGKLIKLPSVPLNMLWYGDWYDDSYLGHFSKFILSGIPSSCDDDFTVAMMFDGNQQLAFWRPGEQKWTKPVVDFDINWMLDTCFFYGEFYAIDHFGKVMAFGSQISNRQPRIVVDLIDQGVLFKQTNGMFYLVQVESKLLVVHRHHLLLDNHERNPENTNEVCWTICFEVFELNVDNGKLKSVEGVGNQAIFIGLNSTFSVEASSGKRGCKPNCIYFIDDNTEYFQEDAVLMGGGIDMGIYSLDEGKLIERFYEGPSQFCFTTPPIWVERRGNM from the coding sequence ATGGCAAATTGGAGTGAACTCCCTCAAGAACTCGTGAGAAAAGTTGCAACTCAGCACATAGAAAATGtggaagattttgaagaaattggAAAAGTTTGTTCTGATTGGAGATCTGCAACAAAGGATGTCAACTTGTGTCCTTCAAAAAACACCCAACTTCCTTGGTTGATGCTAGTTGACCCTCCTAACAGTCCACACCGCAGATTTTACAGCCTCTCAAAACACATGTTTCAAAAAATCAATTTGCCCCAACATGACGATGACGATGACGATGACGATGACGATGACCATGTGAGGTATTTCTCTTCGAAAGGTTGGCTTATTTCTTTGAGTATGAAAAACCGTAATATCACCCTTTTCGATCCCGCCTCCGGCAAATTAATCAAGCTACCAAGTGTTCCACTCAATATGCTATGGTACGGCGATTGGTATGATGACAGTTACTTAGGGCACTTTTCCAAATTTATTCTATCGGGAATACCGTCCTCTTGTGATGACGATTTTACGGTGGCAATGATGTTCGACGGGAACCAACAATTGGCCTTTTGGAGACCCGGGGAACAAAAGTGGACTAAACCCGTGGTTGATTTTGACATTAATTGGATGTTGGATACCTGTTTTTTTTATGGAGAATTTTATGCCATTGATCATTTTGGAAAGGTCATGGCTTTTGGAAGTCAGATCTCAAACCGCCAACCGCGAATCGTTGTAGACTTAATAGATCAAGGTGTTCTATTCAAACAAACTAATGGCATGTTTTACCTAGTCCAAGTGGAAAGCAAATTATTGGTGGTACATAGGCATCATTTGTTACTTGATAATCATGAGAGAAATCCGGAGAACACAAATGAGGTGTGTTGGACTATATGTTTTGAGGTTTTTGAGTTGAATGTTGACAATGGCAAACTCAAATCAGTTGAGGGTGTCGGCAATCAAGCTATTTTTATAggtctaaactctactttttcAGTTGAAGCATCGTCGGGTAAACGTGGTTGTAAACCTAATTGTATTTATTTTATCGATGATAATACTGAGTATTTTCAAGAAGATGCTGTTCTTATGGGAGGAGGAATCGATATGGGAATTTACAGCTTAGATGAAGGAAAACTCATTGAACGATTTTATGAAGGTCCGTCACAGTTTTGTTTCACCACTCCACCTATATGGGTGGAACGACGTGGGAACATGTAA